One window of Streptococcus suis genomic DNA carries:
- the dnaA gene encoding chromosomal replication initiator protein DnaA produces the protein MDKEQEFWNRFIELAQSSLSNSVYELLVEEARLIELQDGVATIFLAGTSDSILASKKKLWKQNIEELILIAGLEVLGEQISVTYHTYQSVSEPKSDKAYKADKVVTTPAEADTPAPIGKPSKSSFLPIQSGIQPQYTFDNFVQGGSNMMAKSAALAVAHSPGQLYNPLFIWGGPGLGKTHLLNGIGNQVLGDNPHARVQYVTSESFLNEFVNYLTKKELDMEEFKEHYRNLDLLLIDDIQLLKGKASTQEEFFHTFDALLSQGKQIVLTSDRNPDSLDNLEDRLVSRFSWGATCQIYPPDIETREAILRTKCATYPFEFPNDTLTYLAGQIQSNVRNLEGILKDISLLAGMRNLTTITVDIAAEAIRGRNQAAPKNSVIPIETIQTEVGKFYGVSLKEIKGSKRLQNIVLARQVAMYLAREMTDNSLPKIGKAFGNRDHTTVMHAYKKIRDMLKNNESFLIEITNIKNKIL, from the coding sequence ATGGACAAGGAACAAGAATTTTGGAATCGATTTATTGAACTAGCCCAGTCCAGTCTTTCCAATTCTGTCTACGAGCTACTGGTTGAAGAAGCGCGCCTGATTGAATTGCAGGATGGCGTTGCAACAATATTTCTCGCTGGAACTAGCGACAGTATTCTTGCTAGTAAGAAAAAATTATGGAAACAAAATATTGAAGAACTGATACTGATTGCTGGTTTAGAAGTGTTGGGTGAGCAAATTTCCGTCACCTACCATACCTATCAATCTGTATCAGAACCAAAATCTGACAAGGCCTATAAAGCTGATAAGGTCGTTACAACACCAGCAGAAGCAGATACTCCAGCTCCGATAGGCAAGCCCAGCAAATCCAGTTTTCTTCCGATTCAATCAGGCATCCAGCCCCAATACACCTTTGATAACTTTGTCCAAGGTGGTAGTAATATGATGGCTAAATCTGCTGCTCTAGCTGTAGCTCATTCACCTGGACAGCTCTACAATCCTCTCTTTATCTGGGGAGGACCTGGTCTTGGGAAAACTCACTTGCTCAACGGAATTGGTAACCAAGTCCTGGGAGACAATCCGCACGCGCGTGTTCAATATGTCACATCTGAATCCTTCCTTAACGAATTTGTCAACTATCTCACCAAAAAAGAACTGGACATGGAAGAATTTAAGGAGCACTATAGAAATCTTGACCTGTTGCTCATTGATGATATCCAGCTCTTAAAGGGGAAGGCTTCAACACAGGAAGAATTCTTCCACACCTTTGATGCTCTCTTGAGCCAAGGAAAACAGATTGTCCTAACCAGCGATCGAAATCCAGATAGCCTGGATAATTTGGAAGACCGCCTGGTATCCCGCTTTAGTTGGGGAGCTACCTGCCAGATTTATCCACCAGATATCGAAACGCGCGAGGCCATCCTCAGAACAAAGTGTGCCACCTATCCATTTGAATTTCCAAATGATACCCTGACCTATCTAGCAGGCCAAATCCAGTCCAATGTCAGAAATTTAGAAGGTATTCTCAAAGATATCAGCCTTCTGGCTGGAATGAGAAATTTGACCACTATCACCGTCGACATTGCAGCTGAGGCCATCCGAGGACGCAATCAGGCAGCACCCAAAAATTCTGTTATCCCAATTGAGACCATCCAGACTGAGGTCGGAAAATTCTACGGCGTTAGCCTCAAGGAAATAAAGGGAAGCAAGAGATTGCAAAATATTGTCCTAGCCCGTCAGGTAGCCATGTATCTAGCAAGGGAAATGACGGACAACTCCCTTCCAAAAATTGGCAAGGCCTTCGGTAATCGAGACCACACAACTGTCATGCATGCCTATAAAAAAATAAGGGACATGCTCAAGAATAACGAAAGCTTCCTGATTGAAATTACAAATATCAAAAACAAGATTCTGTAA
- the ychF gene encoding redox-regulated ATPase YchF, with amino-acid sequence MALTAGIVGLPNVGKSTLFNAITKAGAEAANYPFATIDPNVGMVEVPDERLTKLTELITPKKTVPTTFEFTDIAGIVKGASKGEGLGNKFLANIREVDAIVHVVRAFDDENVMREQGREDAFVDPLADIDTINLELILADLESINKRYARVEKMARTQKDKDSVAEFAVLEKIKPVLEDGKSARTVAFTDEEQKIVKQLFLLTTKPVLYVANVDEDKVADPDGIEYVQQIRDFAATENAEVVVISARAEEEISELDDEDKAEFLEAIGLTESGVDKLTRAAYHLLGLGTYFTAGEKEVRAWTFKRGIKAPQAAGIIHSDFEKGFIRAVTMSYDDLMHYGSEKAVKEAGRLREEGKEYVVQDGDIMEFRFNV; translated from the coding sequence ATGGCTTTAACAGCAGGTATCGTCGGTTTGCCAAACGTTGGTAAATCAACCCTATTTAACGCAATTACCAAAGCAGGAGCAGAGGCTGCCAACTATCCTTTCGCGACCATTGATCCAAACGTGGGAATGGTAGAGGTGCCAGATGAGCGCTTGACCAAGTTGACAGAGTTGATTACACCAAAGAAAACCGTGCCGACCACCTTTGAATTTACAGACATTGCCGGTATCGTAAAAGGTGCTTCTAAAGGGGAAGGTTTGGGAAATAAATTCTTGGCCAATATCCGCGAGGTGGATGCCATTGTTCACGTGGTTCGTGCCTTTGACGATGAAAATGTCATGCGGGAGCAGGGGCGTGAAGATGCCTTCGTTGATCCGCTTGCTGATATTGATACGATTAACCTAGAATTGATTTTGGCTGACTTGGAGAGTATCAACAAACGCTATGCGCGTGTGGAGAAGATGGCTCGTACCCAGAAAGACAAGGATTCTGTGGCAGAATTTGCAGTCCTCGAAAAAATCAAGCCCGTCTTGGAAGATGGTAAATCAGCTCGTACAGTAGCTTTTACAGACGAAGAGCAAAAAATTGTCAAGCAGCTTTTCCTCTTGACCACCAAGCCAGTCCTTTATGTAGCTAACGTTGATGAGGACAAGGTCGCTGACCCAGACGGCATCGAGTATGTTCAACAAATCCGCGATTTCGCAGCGACAGAAAATGCAGAAGTGGTAGTCATTTCAGCGCGTGCCGAAGAAGAAATTTCGGAACTCGACGACGAGGACAAGGCAGAATTCTTGGAGGCAATCGGTTTGACTGAGTCTGGTGTTGACAAACTGACTCGTGCAGCTTATCATTTACTTGGTCTTGGTACTTACTTTACAGCAGGTGAAAAAGAAGTCCGTGCTTGGACCTTCAAGCGAGGTATCAAGGCGCCTCAAGCGGCCGGTATCATCCACTCAGACTTCGAAAAAGGATTTATCCGCGCCGTAACCATGTCCTATGATGATTTGATGCACTATGGCTCTGAGAAGGCTGTTAAAGAGGCTGGACGCCTTCGTGAAGAAGGTAAGGAGTACGTGGTCCAGGATGGGGACATCATGGAGTTCCGCTTCAATGTCTGA
- the dnaN gene encoding DNA polymerase III subunit beta, which yields MIQFSINKTIFLQALNITKRAISTKNAIPILSTVKIAVNTEGITLIGSNGQISIEHFISVQDENAGLLISSTGAILLEAAFFINVVSSMPDLVLDFNEIEQKQIVLTSGKSEITLKGKEAEQYPRLQEVPTSKPLVLETKVLKQTINETAFAASTQESRPILTGVHFVLTDNKQLKTVATDSHRLSQRKLVLETAGDDFNVVIPSRSLREFTAVFTDEIEKVEVFFSNNQILFRSEYISFYTRLLEGTYPDTDRLIPKEFKTTAVFDTTHLRQSMERARLLSNATQNGTVKLEITKGIVSAHVNSPEVGRVNEEIDTLDVSGEDLVISFNPTYLIEALKATNSEQVKVSFISNVRPFTLVPNSEDDDFIQLVTPVRTN from the coding sequence ATGATTCAATTTTCCATTAACAAAACTATTTTCCTACAAGCATTAAATATTACCAAACGTGCTATCAGTACCAAGAATGCTATTCCTATTTTATCGACTGTTAAAATTGCTGTTAATACGGAAGGTATTACCCTGATTGGTTCTAATGGTCAAATTTCTATCGAACACTTTATTTCTGTTCAAGATGAAAATGCTGGTCTTTTGATTAGCTCAACCGGAGCTATCCTTCTGGAAGCAGCTTTCTTTATCAACGTAGTTTCTAGCATGCCTGATTTAGTTCTTGATTTTAATGAAATCGAACAAAAGCAGATTGTCTTGACTAGTGGTAAATCTGAAATTACCCTCAAAGGAAAAGAAGCTGAGCAATACCCACGCTTGCAAGAAGTGCCAACTTCAAAACCTCTGGTATTGGAAACAAAAGTCCTTAAGCAAACCATCAACGAAACAGCCTTCGCCGCCTCAACTCAGGAAAGTCGTCCAATCCTAACTGGTGTGCACTTTGTGCTAACAGATAATAAACAGCTCAAAACAGTGGCGACCGACTCCCACCGTCTCAGCCAGCGTAAATTGGTCTTGGAGACTGCAGGAGATGACTTCAATGTGGTCATCCCAAGCCGTTCTCTCCGCGAATTTACGGCCGTATTTACCGATGAAATTGAAAAGGTAGAGGTTTTCTTCTCCAACAACCAAATCCTCTTCAGAAGCGAGTATATTAGTTTCTATACCCGTCTTTTGGAAGGGACCTATCCAGATACCGACCGTCTCATTCCAAAAGAATTTAAGACGACAGCTGTTTTTGATACCACCCACCTCCGTCAGTCTATGGAGCGTGCCCGTCTCTTGTCCAATGCTACTCAGAATGGAACGGTGAAATTGGAAATTACCAAGGGTATTGTCTCAGCCCATGTCAATTCTCCAGAAGTAGGTCGCGTCAATGAAGAAATCGATACCTTGGATGTTTCAGGTGAGGATCTGGTGATCAGCTTCAACCCAACTTATCTTATTGAAGCCCTCAAAGCGACCAACAGTGAGCAGGTGAAGGTGAGCTTTATTTCCAACGTTCGTCCATTTACTCTGGTGCCAAACAGTGAGGATGACGATTTTATCCAATTGGTAACCCCTGTTCGTACCAACTAA
- a CDS encoding DUF951 family protein — translation MYQLGTFVEMKKPHACVIKSTGKKANKWEVIRLGADIKIRCSNCDHVVMMSRHDFERKMKQVLPSEA, via the coding sequence ATGTATCAATTAGGAACATTTGTCGAAATGAAAAAGCCTCATGCCTGTGTCATCAAATCGACTGGCAAAAAAGCCAATAAGTGGGAAGTCATTCGTTTAGGTGCAGATATTAAAATCCGTTGCAGCAACTGTGACCATGTGGTTATGATGAGCCGGCATGATTTTGAGCGAAAAATGAAACAAGTGCTGCCAAGTGAAGCCTAG
- the rlmH gene encoding 23S rRNA (pseudouridine(1915)-N(3))-methyltransferase RlmH — protein MKIKVITVGKLKEKYLKDGIAEYSKRLSRFTKLELLELADEKTPDKASQAENEQILAKEAERILSKINERDFVIALAIEGNQFPSEEFSKKLEDITIKGFSEISFVIGGSLGLADSVKKRANLLISFGKLTLPHQLMKLVLMEQIYRAFMIQQGSPYHK, from the coding sequence ATGAAAATAAAAGTGATTACAGTTGGAAAACTAAAAGAGAAATATTTAAAAGATGGCATTGCTGAGTATAGCAAGCGGCTCAGTCGGTTTACCAAATTGGAGCTGCTTGAATTAGCAGATGAAAAAACACCCGACAAGGCTAGTCAGGCTGAGAACGAGCAAATATTGGCCAAGGAAGCGGAGCGGATTTTATCTAAAATCAACGAGCGCGACTTTGTCATCGCTTTGGCCATTGAGGGCAATCAATTTCCTTCAGAAGAATTTAGCAAAAAATTAGAAGATATTACAATAAAAGGATTTTCAGAAATTTCCTTTGTAATTGGAGGCAGCCTTGGATTGGCAGATTCGGTTAAAAAAAGGGCGAATTTGTTGATAAGTTTTGGAAAATTGACGCTGCCCCATCAATTGATGAAGTTGGTTTTGATGGAACAAATATACAGGGCCTTTATGATCCAACAGGGAAGTCCCTATCACAAATAG
- a CDS encoding YfhO family protein has protein sequence MKSIFKHKSIFYLLAFFLPFTIMVIILSTQGIWWGSDTTILASDGFHQYVIFHQTLRNALHGNSSIFYTFTSGLGLNFYALSSYYLGSFLSPLVYFFDLQSMPDYIYLSTIVKFGLIGLSTYTSLRGIYKNIKTEWSLLLSTSLALMSFSTSQLEISSWLDVFILVPIILLSLHRMLTGKGRIIYYISLACLFIQNYYFGYMTAIFLLIWTLAQLTKFDKKIIRFIDFTVVSIMSTLTAMVMLLPTYLDLKTHGETFTKIVNLKTEDSWYLDFFAKSLVGSFDTTKFGSIPMIFVGLTPLILALLYFTVKEIKWQTKLANGLLVTFIIASFYLQPLNLFWQGIHAPNMFLYRYAWVLSIVIIYLAAETSTYLTSIKIWQICLPFTILSTGFILTYIFKNHYDFLNTVNFLLSFEFLFAYLVLLVSLHYFKFDIKWIPLSFLLFTLLELGLHTHYQVQGISDEWHFPSRSNYEEKLTDIDNLVKETESDNEYFYRMERLLPQTGNDSMKFNYNGISQFSSIRNRASSSTLDKMGFRSDGTNLNLRYQNNTLIADSLFGITYNLASTNPNKYEFDFQKSTDSISLYKNNYSQGLALLTNSVYKDVKFTNMSLDNQSAFLNELTGLDYKYFYQIKDVQSFNGVDLGGRITVNKPVNQTDATITYKLNVPANSQVYLNLPNISFSNDSVKRVVITVNNLSNEFTLDNSFSFFNIGYFLEDTELSFSIHFPENEQVSFDKPQFFRLDLGQYSEAMEILASKQVVSTVKSNKVEVEFSSQNPASLLLTLPYDKGWTASIDGKKVPILKAQNGFMKLDVEPGQRQAVLTFIPHGFYLGLGISTTAICFFIFYNYLFNRHKNRG, from the coding sequence ATGAAATCAATTTTTAAACATAAGTCCATTTTTTATCTATTAGCCTTTTTTCTTCCCTTTACAATAATGGTCATTATCTTGTCAACCCAAGGTATTTGGTGGGGAAGTGATACAACCATTTTGGCCAGCGATGGGTTCCATCAATATGTCATCTTTCATCAAACTTTACGGAATGCTTTACACGGTAATAGTTCAATCTTTTATACCTTTACAAGTGGGTTAGGCTTGAATTTCTACGCCCTATCGTCTTACTACCTGGGCTCTTTTCTATCGCCTTTAGTATATTTCTTTGACTTGCAGTCCATGCCAGACTATATTTATCTGTCAACTATTGTAAAGTTTGGCTTGATAGGCTTGTCAACCTATACTAGCCTGAGAGGCATTTATAAAAACATCAAAACTGAATGGAGCTTACTTCTCTCCACCAGCCTTGCTCTCATGAGTTTCTCAACTAGTCAATTAGAAATTTCCAGTTGGCTGGACGTTTTTATTCTGGTTCCTATTATTTTACTGAGTTTACACAGAATGCTGACTGGTAAAGGTCGGATTATCTACTATATCAGTCTAGCCTGTCTTTTCATTCAAAACTACTACTTTGGTTACATGACTGCCATCTTTTTATTGATTTGGACACTTGCTCAGCTAACAAAATTCGATAAAAAAATTATTCGATTTATAGACTTTACAGTGGTGTCAATTATGTCAACATTGACTGCTATGGTCATGTTACTGCCAACCTATCTAGACCTAAAGACTCACGGAGAGACATTTACAAAGATTGTCAACTTAAAAACTGAGGACTCCTGGTATCTAGACTTTTTTGCTAAGAGCCTAGTTGGAAGTTTTGACACCACAAAATTTGGATCTATTCCGATGATTTTTGTTGGACTAACTCCGCTAATTTTAGCCTTGCTCTACTTTACTGTCAAAGAAATAAAATGGCAGACAAAATTAGCAAATGGACTGCTAGTAACCTTTATCATTGCAAGTTTTTATCTACAACCACTCAATCTATTCTGGCAGGGAATACACGCGCCAAATATGTTCCTCTACCGCTACGCCTGGGTACTATCTATTGTCATTATTTATCTAGCAGCAGAAACCAGCACCTATTTGACCAGCATTAAAATATGGCAAATTTGCCTTCCCTTTACAATTCTGTCAACCGGTTTTATCCTCACATATATTTTTAAAAATCACTACGATTTCTTGAACACTGTAAACTTTTTACTAAGTTTTGAATTTCTCTTTGCCTATCTTGTTCTACTTGTCAGCCTTCATTATTTCAAGTTTGATATCAAGTGGATACCACTTTCTTTCTTACTGTTTACCTTATTAGAACTTGGTCTCCACACTCATTACCAGGTTCAGGGAATTTCAGATGAGTGGCATTTCCCTAGTCGGTCGAATTACGAAGAAAAGTTGACAGATATTGACAATCTTGTAAAAGAGACCGAGAGTGACAATGAATACTTCTATCGAATGGAACGCTTGTTACCTCAAACCGGTAATGATAGCATGAAGTTCAATTATAATGGTATTTCTCAATTTTCATCCATTCGCAATCGCGCTTCTAGTTCTACTTTAGATAAAATGGGTTTCCGTTCAGACGGTACCAATCTAAATCTGCGTTATCAGAACAACACCTTGATTGCGGATAGCCTATTTGGCATAACCTACAATCTGGCAAGCACAAATCCCAATAAATATGAATTTGATTTTCAGAAGAGTACCGATAGTATCAGTCTCTATAAGAATAACTACAGTCAGGGATTAGCTCTTTTGACCAATTCTGTTTACAAAGATGTCAAGTTTACAAATATGTCCTTGGACAATCAATCTGCCTTTCTAAATGAACTGACAGGACTGGATTACAAGTATTTTTATCAGATTAAGGACGTTCAATCATTCAATGGTGTTGACCTTGGAGGCCGCATAACTGTAAATAAACCTGTCAATCAGACCGATGCAACTATTACTTATAAACTAAATGTTCCAGCCAATAGCCAGGTCTATCTCAATTTACCAAATATTAGCTTCTCAAACGACTCTGTCAAAAGAGTTGTCATAACTGTCAACAACCTGTCAAATGAGTTCACACTTGACAACAGCTTTTCCTTCTTCAATATTGGTTATTTCTTAGAGGATACTGAACTTTCCTTCTCTATTCATTTTCCAGAAAACGAACAAGTTAGCTTTGATAAACCGCAATTTTTTCGGTTAGACCTTGGCCAATATTCTGAGGCTATGGAAATACTAGCCAGTAAGCAAGTTGTATCCACTGTAAAGTCGAACAAGGTAGAAGTAGAATTTTCAAGTCAAAATCCTGCTAGTCTGCTCCTAACCCTTCCTTATGATAAGGGATGGACTGCAAGCATCGATGGTAAAAAAGTACCAATATTAAAAGCACAAAATGGTTTTATGAAACTGGACGTAGAGCCTGGTCAACGACAGGCCGTCTTGACATTTATTCCACATGGATTTTACTTGGGATTAGGAATTTCCACGACAGCTATCTGTTTCTTTATTTTCTATAATTATTTGTTCAATAGACATAAGAACCGAGGTTAA
- a CDS encoding trypsin-like peptidase domain-containing protein, with amino-acid sequence MKKYLKFIILFAFGFLGGISGYLVASSFQNPAAPQQAGSGETTISKVQYQNENSTTKAVEKVQDAVVSVINYQQPTPNSLSSIFGTIESSDELAVAGEGSGVIYKKDGKDAYIVTNNHVIANAEKIDILLASGEKVSGQLVGADTYSDIAVIKIDAEKAHSVAEFANSDSIKVGETAIAIGSPLGSVYANTVTQGIISSLSRTVTSQTEDGQTISTNAIQTDTAINPGNSGGPLINIQGQVIGINSSKITSSSLANNGGVSIEGMGFAIPSNDAVSIINQLETNGKVVRPALGIHMVDLTNLSTIQLEKAGLANTDLTSGVVVVSTQSGLPADGKLKTYDVITEINSKKIESKSDLQSALYKQKINDTITVTYYRQGKEEKVDIKLTHSTDDLS; translated from the coding sequence ATGAAAAAGTATTTGAAATTTATCATTCTATTCGCCTTTGGGTTTCTAGGAGGAATCAGTGGCTATCTGGTTGCGTCCTCTTTCCAAAATCCCGCAGCTCCACAGCAAGCGGGGTCTGGTGAAACCACCATCAGCAAAGTTCAGTATCAAAATGAGAATTCAACAACCAAGGCTGTGGAAAAAGTACAGGATGCCGTAGTATCTGTCATCAATTACCAGCAGCCTACACCAAATAGCCTCAGCTCTATTTTTGGTACTATTGAAAGCTCCGATGAGCTGGCCGTGGCAGGAGAGGGATCTGGTGTTATATATAAAAAAGATGGCAAGGATGCCTACATTGTCACCAACAATCACGTTATTGCCAATGCTGAAAAAATTGACATTCTCTTAGCATCTGGTGAGAAAGTTAGTGGACAGCTAGTGGGAGCAGACACCTATTCAGATATAGCCGTTATCAAGATCGATGCTGAGAAAGCCCACTCTGTCGCTGAATTTGCCAATTCAGACAGCATTAAGGTCGGAGAAACAGCCATCGCTATCGGTAGTCCTTTAGGTAGTGTTTATGCCAATACCGTCACCCAGGGCATTATTTCCAGCCTTAGCCGGACTGTCACTTCTCAAACAGAGGACGGACAAACCATCTCCACCAATGCAATCCAAACAGATACAGCCATTAACCCAGGTAATTCTGGTGGCCCCCTCATCAATATTCAGGGTCAGGTTATCGGAATCAATTCAAGTAAGATAACTTCAAGTTCTCTGGCCAATAATGGTGGTGTCTCTATAGAAGGTATGGGATTTGCGATTCCTTCAAATGACGCTGTTTCTATTATCAATCAATTGGAAACAAATGGTAAGGTAGTTCGTCCAGCCTTGGGCATTCACATGGTCGACTTGACCAATCTGTCAACCATTCAATTAGAAAAAGCAGGTCTGGCAAATACAGATTTAACCTCAGGTGTAGTAGTTGTTTCAACCCAGTCAGGCCTACCAGCTGATGGCAAATTAAAAACCTACGATGTCATTACTGAGATCAATAGTAAGAAAATTGAGAGCAAGAGCGATTTACAGAGTGCCCTTTACAAACAAAAAATTAACGACACGATTACAGTCACCTATTACCGTCAAGGCAAAGAAGAGAAGGTTGACATAAAGTTGACACACTCTACGGACGACCTTTCTTAA
- the pth gene encoding aminoacyl-tRNA hydrolase, whose translation MTRLIIGLGNPGDRYFETKHNVGFMLIDKIAARENVTFTHDKIFQADLATTFIDGEKIFLVKPTTFMNESGKAVHALLTYYGLDETDILVAYDDLDMAVGKIRFRQKGSAGGHNGIKSIIKYLGTDQFDRIKIGIGRPKGKMSVVHHVLSGFDTEDRIDVDLALEKLDKAVNFYLQEDDFDTIMRKFNG comes from the coding sequence ATGACACGATTGATAATAGGTCTAGGCAATCCCGGTGACCGCTATTTTGAAACCAAGCACAATGTCGGCTTTATGCTGATTGATAAAATTGCTGCGCGTGAAAATGTGACTTTTACGCACGATAAGATTTTCCAAGCTGACCTTGCAACGACCTTTATTGACGGAGAGAAGATTTTTCTGGTCAAGCCGACGACCTTTATGAATGAATCGGGCAAGGCAGTGCATGCGCTGCTGACCTACTACGGACTGGATGAGACTGATATTCTGGTGGCCTATGATGATTTGGACATGGCTGTTGGAAAAATCCGTTTCCGTCAAAAAGGATCGGCCGGTGGGCACAATGGTATTAAGTCTATCATCAAGTATCTAGGAACAGATCAATTTGACCGCATCAAGATTGGCATCGGTCGTCCCAAGGGCAAGATGAGTGTGGTTCATCATGTTTTATCTGGATTTGATACGGAGGACCGCATTGACGTTGACCTAGCTCTTGAAAAACTTGACAAGGCTGTCAACTTCTATTTACAGGAAGATGACTTTGATACCATCATGAGAAAGTTTAACGGCTAA
- a CDS encoding ParB/RepB/Spo0J family partition protein — MEELKKIAIKDIQTNPFQPRKHFDQEKLLELAQSIRENGIIQPIIVRKSSLIGYELLAGERRLRASQLAGLKEIPALVKELSDDQLMLQAIIENLQRSDLNPIEEAASYQKLIEKGLTHDEIAQIMGKSRPYISNLLRLLSLSNRTITAIETGEISQGHARLLIGLPESKQVYWIERIQQEQLSVRWLENALKKKKKQAPPKTNLFLKEQETELQKLLGTMVTIRQQKSGQGKLSLSFDSNEEFERIINTLKKLCD, encoded by the coding sequence ATGGAAGAATTAAAAAAGATAGCGATTAAGGATATTCAAACAAATCCTTTTCAGCCACGAAAACATTTTGACCAAGAAAAATTATTGGAACTAGCCCAGTCTATCCGAGAAAATGGAATTATCCAACCGATTATCGTCCGAAAATCCTCTCTCATAGGCTATGAATTATTGGCTGGAGAACGACGTTTACGAGCCAGTCAATTAGCCGGTCTAAAAGAAATTCCAGCCCTTGTAAAGGAATTATCCGATGACCAGCTCATGTTGCAGGCTATTATCGAAAACCTCCAACGGTCGGACTTGAATCCCATTGAAGAAGCAGCATCTTATCAAAAATTGATTGAAAAGGGGCTGACCCACGATGAAATTGCTCAAATTATGGGCAAATCCCGCCCTTATATTTCCAATCTTCTGCGTTTGCTGAGCCTCAGTAACAGGACCATTACTGCCATTGAAACCGGAGAAATCAGCCAGGGGCATGCCCGTCTCTTAATCGGTCTTCCTGAATCGAAACAAGTCTACTGGATAGAGCGTATCCAACAGGAGCAATTAAGTGTTCGTTGGCTGGAAAATGCTTTGAAAAAGAAGAAAAAACAAGCCCCACCGAAAACAAATCTCTTTTTGAAGGAGCAAGAAACTGAATTACAGAAACTCCTGGGAACCATGGTCACGATTAGACAGCAGAAATCTGGTCAGGGGAAGCTTAGCCTATCCTTTGATTCCAACGAAGAATTCGAAAGAATTATCAACACCTTAAAAAAATTGTGTGACTAA
- a CDS encoding YoaK family protein, translating to MREYRVYEGLRVATCLTFVSGYLNAFSYLTQGGRFAGVQSGNVVLLASHLAQGSIKSTIHFLVPIVFFTLGQFFTYLAKKYFLKHRYPWHFGSSLIILCLIVLTIVLTPFVNSFFTMGLLAFTASIQVETFRSLKGVHYANVMMTGNVKNAAYIWFKGLMEKNAHLQETGRNIYIIIFGFMLGVCLSTLFSQSFGEYALIGVLPFVLYINWELWKEKRPARAGRR from the coding sequence ATGAGAGAGTATCGTGTGTATGAGGGGCTAAGAGTGGCTACCTGCCTGACCTTTGTCAGCGGCTATTTGAATGCCTTTTCTTATTTGACCCAGGGTGGCCGGTTTGCAGGTGTCCAGTCTGGTAATGTCGTTTTGTTAGCTAGTCATTTAGCCCAGGGCAGCATCAAGAGTACAATTCACTTTTTAGTCCCAATTGTATTCTTTACACTGGGGCAATTTTTTACTTATTTAGCCAAAAAATATTTCTTGAAACACCGCTATCCTTGGCATTTTGGGAGCAGTTTAATCATTTTATGCTTGATTGTATTGACAATCGTTCTGACGCCCTTTGTCAATTCATTTTTTACTATGGGCTTATTGGCTTTTACAGCTTCCATCCAAGTAGAGACTTTTAGAAGTCTTAAGGGTGTCCATTATGCCAATGTGATGATGACTGGAAATGTCAAAAACGCAGCCTATATTTGGTTTAAGGGATTGATGGAAAAGAACGCACACTTGCAGGAAACTGGTCGAAATATCTACATTATTATTTTTGGGTTCATGCTTGGAGTTTGTCTATCTACTCTGTTTTCCCAATCCTTTGGAGAATATGCCCTCATAGGTGTCCTCCCCTTTGTTTTGTATATAAATTGGGAATTATGGAAAGAAAAAAGACCCGCCAGAGCAGGTCGGAGATGA